In Rosa rugosa chromosome 4, drRosRugo1.1, whole genome shotgun sequence, the genomic stretch TATGTCGCTTGGTTAAATAGGCATTGCATGAAATTCTAGTGTAATGAAACTTGATTCTGAGTTTGGCTCTTAATCTCTTGTTTTCATCATTATTGCATAACAGCATGAGAGAGCATTACTGAAGATTGGAAGTTTTACTTTACAAGATGACAAATCCTTTTAAGAACTAAATTTTTAGGCTTTATATTAGGTAAATCTGTTCAAATTTGTTTGATAGGAGTACATTAATTGATATGATAGTGTGATCGCTATGTTTGGATCTGTTAAGATATTTTTGTTTGATAGTTGATGGAGGCTGTGTAGAGGGGAGTCTTTGCAATGTAAAAGAATATAATAATTGTGGTTTTGATTTAATGAATCAAAAGAAATACAAGTTTCTGTTATTTTACATATTGGAGAGATGTGTGGTTCCCACAATGCTGATTTTCTCCTTTTTGAAACAAATCTTATATTTCCATTTGTCATATATGCAGGTttatatgttttctttgatTTAATGCCACACACTAACAGTTTTTAGTTTTTCCAATAATACTCATTTGTGCAGCTTTTCCCTGACTGTGCCCCTCATTCTGTGGCCTACATTCTTGAGTTGTTGGAATTGCGTCATTGTGCAGGCTGCCAATTCTATCGTGCAGAGAGCCGTGGGGAATCATGGGACTCAGAAGGAAACCACATTAAAGATGTAAGACTTTACCAAAGTGCATAAGTTTGTCTAAAGTTTATTTTTCTGCATGTAATGGATCAACATGGAGCAATCTGTATGCTTTTGGCATTTTGGTCTTTAGCTGCGTAACATGTATACCCTTGTATATCCAACTACGTGCTTATTACGAGAGTAGCTTACCTAAACTTTGCAATGTGAAGAtccagaaaaaagaaagaaaaaagcccTGGAAAAGGAGAAATAGATTTGATGAAAATTTCTCTGTAATTTTTCTCCTGATTAATTTCAATACTATAAATCTCTCCATACCTTTTTGATGTGTTCTCATGTTTTCCTTCTACAAATGAAAAACAGAAACTCATTCTTGTGGTAAGATGTATATTAGTTCTTTCATAGGAGGAAATATGATGAAGTGTTccttttaaataattttttgatTACAGAAAACCAAATTCTATCACAGCCTCAGCTGGAATCCAAGTAATTTGATGAACATATTGACTGTCATGAACACTTTTGTGTACTTGGATGTTCAATGTAACTAACATTAATCTTCTGTGAATTTCCCAGGCTCCTTTCGGCCCTCCTTTTGCACTGGTTCAGGGAACACTGGAAGCCCAAGGAGCCACATTTAAGAAGTTTCCAACTGAAGTTTGCCCAACCTTAAGAAGGGGTTCGGTAGCATGGATTGGCTCTGGTCCTGAATTTTTCATAAGCCTTGCGAACCATGAGGAGTGGAAAAAAGAATACACTGTCTTTGCTTCTGTTCTTCCAGAGGACATGTACATCGCTGAGAAAATCACTCAGCTTCCCACCACCCCTGATGTTTGGAACAATATCAATGTGTCAGTGTTGGAGAAGCCTGTTCCTTTGATGTTGCGAAGAATCAAGACAAGCCATGGGGATCTCACCAGAAACGGAAAATAAGGTTAGAAAAGCCTATACAATACTGGTATGCATACGATGAAATTTGATCCCTCTATCCGGTTTCCTCTCCGTATTCTAACTCAAGTTTGCTTTGCTTTCTTGGAGTGATAACTGACTTAGATGGAACTTAAAACACGAAACAAACTTCATTCATGTATCGGAGCATATACCAAGCAGGGAATAATAAGACTCTTGGAATGATTACATATCAagcaagaatttttttttgttttcatgtaCCAAACTTCATTGATGTATCAGACTAAATACAAAGCATGAGAATAGTTAACCCAGTTGATGATGGCAATGCTGAATCGGAGGGTTCTGTTTATGTAGCAGTATTGTAAGATGAAGAAGCCAAACTCATGTTTGCACATACTTCAGCTACTTCTGTCTAGCAGGTGGAAACTAAGCACCAATTGAGTTGCTAACACCTGCTGAAATCAAATTCCTTGAAGTGACTCTCCTTAGTTTGGAATCGTCAATTAACATGGCACGGATAAGTTTTATCCACCCATaagatttttttattctttttttcgTAGGAGAAACTATAATTTTATAGCATAACGTCATAATATTACAAAGGAATGGctcaataaaaatgaatttccaacacATAATATGACACTTACATACGTCTAAGTGTCTAACGCCTAAAGAATAGTGAAAATTTATAGAGTACAGAACAATACAAAATTAATCAACCCTCGTACTGAAATGTAATTGTGTGTTTCTCCAACTAGGTGATTTGGTCGTTTTCTAAGCTTTCGGTAGCAAAAAATTATCCATTTCTCCTTTGCTTGAAACTCTTTTCACAGTTTTTTACTCTAAAACAGGAAGAGATTCAAagcaccgacgtgcacttgcaccaataAGAATGAATGATTATAACATCAATTGCACCTTTTAGTAATTTGCCTATAAATATCATTCGTTGAGATCACCTAATAGGTGCTAGATCACTTACAGTGTCCAGTTTCTAGTTCCAATTTGATCGAGAAGATTATCGGggactaaaaagaaaaaaaaaaaaaaaaaaatctcaaattgCTGAAAAAAAAAGGGCGCGATGGTCAGTTAAGAGTGGCGCCTACAAAGTACAAACTCTCCCAAACCCTGAAAGAGTGAAACCCCAACAACTTCCGAAATGGTCCAATTCCACGAGCACATAATCGCCGACCTTCTCGACGAGCCGCCCAACGGCACCGGCCTGGTGATCCTCTCCTCCGGCCTCTCCCTCCCCAAACTCATCTCCTCCCTTCTCCTCCTCCACACTCCTTCTCAGGGCACCCTCCTCATCCTCTCTCCCCACAACCCCTCCTCCTTCAAATCCCAACTCCTCCACCACTTCCACCCTAACCCCATCCCCGAAATCACCGCCGACCTCCCCGCCACCCACCGCAACTCCCTCTACTCCTCCGGCAACCCCTTCTTCATCACCCCCCGCATCCTCATCGTCGATCTCCTCACCTCCCGAATCCCGACCTCCCAGATCGCCGGCCTCGTCATCCCCGCCGTCCATTCCCTCTCCGAGACCTCCACCGAGGCCTTCATCGTCAGGATCTTCCGGTCCCTCAACAAGACGGCGTTCGTCCGCGCGTTTTCCGATAAGCCGCACGCGATGGTCTCCGGGTTTGCGAAGACGGAGAGGACGATGAAGTGTTTGTATATGAGGAGATTGCATCTCTGGCCGAGGTTCCACGTGGAGGTTTCGAATGAGCTGGAGAGGGACGCGCCGGAGGTGGTGGATATTAGGGTTCCGATGACGAAGTACATGGTGGGGATTCAGAAGGCGATTCTTGAGGTCATGGATGCTTGCTTGAAGGAGATGAGGAAGACGAACAAGGTCGATGTGGAGGACTTGACTGTCGAAAACGGGCTGTTTAAGTCGTTTGATGAGATTGTGAGGAGGCAATTGGATCCGATTTGGCATACATTGGGGAAGAAGACCAAGCAGCTTGTGTCTGACTTGAAGACCCTCAGGAAGCTCTTGGATTACCTTGTTAGGTATACTTGGCTTTACTCTCTTTTCGGGCTTGTTTTGCATTTAGTTTGCGATTTGAGTTATGTGATCTTGAGTTTAACTAGGATTTGGGAATGCTGTTTGGGTTAGTAATGGTTATGGTGATTGATTTTTGGAATGTTGTTGTTTGGTAGATATGATGCGGTAACTTATTTGAAGTACTTGGATACACTGAGAGTGTCGGAGAGTTTTCGATCGGTCTGGATATTTGCAGAGTCGAGTTATAAGATATTTGAGTATGCAAAGAAGAGGGTTTATCGATTTGTCACATCCGGTGGGGTGGATTTGAGTGAGCAGAGTAAGAGTTTGAAGGGCAAGAAGAGAAAACTGAAGGGGGATGATGATAAAGAGCAAGGTGCGGATTCAtcactttttttatattttatttttatgttttcacTTCTTCCTGAACTTCTATTTTATTTGCGTATGTAGATGTTGGTGGCACTTCAACGACCAGTGTAGTTTTAGATGAAGTTTTAGAGGAGCCACCAAAGTGGAAGGTCTTACGTGTGAGTGAGTGAGTTCCCATTTCTATGTGGCCATAATGTTCTTAGTTTTTTTAGATGACAACCTGTTGGACCACTTTACCATTATGCCATATGACAGAGAAAATTGTTTCATTTGCTTCTTTTATTTCAGTTTGAATAGCTATGTGGAAGATACTGAAGTTGATAGATTTAAGACAATTTTATATACGTTTCCACGTGTTCATGTAACTGCAGGAGGTTCTAGAAGagatagaagaagaaagacaaaagcATGCTTCATCAAGAGAAGAACTTCTGGTTGAAGATGATGTAGAAGATAGTGACATTGTTCTAGTGGCATGCAAAGATGAACGATCATGCATGCAGCTTGAGGATCTCATCAATAATGGTCCACAAAAGGTTTCTTACTTTCATTTGTGTTTAGTTCAGTTTTGTTTTGCATCTTTACTGTTCagataaattgaatttggaaaacTTGCCTGTGTGATGTTGTCCGACAACTCTGCTGGTTCAGTTAGTTTTGTTCTTTTGGACATGTTTTCTTATTCTCGATGAAAAATGGGTGCAAAGATAGAGAGAAAGGAAGTGATATGCTACTGTGCTCTTGATTTGATTTATTAGAGGTTGGACCTAAATAATCATTTCTATTGTAGAAGCTTGTAGAAAGATTATGAACCAATTAgtgatttattttctttgtttaggTCATGCGGGAAGAATGGGAAAACTACTTGTTGGGCAAGGGACAACTGCGTGACTTGCATACACGCTATAAAAAGAAACCAAAGAAAGCCAAAGGTTTTGGTATTCTTGATGGAGTTGTTCAGACAACCGCCCCCCAGAATACAGAAGCTAGCAGCATAAACAAGCAGGAACATGATGCTCTTTTGGCTGCAGCTTCTGCAATTAGAAATCGAGCTAAAAAAGAAGATGCTATTGGAGATGATCCCCAGCTTATTGTTAGTGGCCGAGGACGTGGAAAGGGAAAGGGGAAAGTGGTTCCTGCGAAGTCTCCACAAAATGCAGAAGCTAGCAGTGTAAACAAGCAGGAACCTGCTTCAGGATCAGAAGTTAGAAATCAAACTAAAAAAGATAATGCTGTTGGAGATGATCCTCAACTTCTTGTTGGGAAGGGGCGCGGaaagggaaaaggaaaaggaaaagtacGGAACAGAAAAGGCGCAGCTAGTGTTAAGACTTTGGGGAATAAAGTCGGCAGTGATGATAAAAAGGAAGAAACAAATGATACACTAGTTATTTCTGATTCAGAAAATGAAGGCCACGCAGATGAAATCCATCAGTCAGCCGATTCCAGTGAAGCTGCTTTCCAGGGTGACCCTGTAGGTGAAGGGGTTTTGAGGAAGCATACTGGACAGCCTCATTCTACTGAATCGAGAACTGCTAAGCCACTACCTCCGGTGCACTTTTATGCTCTCGAAAGTGGTCAACCTATACTTGACATTTTGAGACCTTCTATGATTGTTGTTTACCATCCAGATATGACTTTTGTCAGGGAAATTGAAGTCCATAAAGCTGAGAATCCCTCAAAGAAGTTGAaagtatattttcttttctatgaAGATTCTTCTGAGGGTCAAAAGTTTGAGGCAAGCATTAGAAGGGAGAATGGAGCATTTGAATCTTTGATCAGGCAGAAGTCACTGATGATGATACCAGTTGATCAGGTGAGCTTATTTTCCTTGTAGAATCTTCTCTGGAACTGTCTGTTGCAGATGTACTTGGTATTCATATTATGCttatttgccttgtttttattGGTCGGCCATTGGCCTTCTACATGGACTATTAACTACTGGTTAATTACTATGTCTACAAATTGCTGCTTGAGTGCACAGAAAAGAATTTaatttcatctctctctctctctctctcatattaaCATTTGGGGTGtcctttttattcttttttcctgCATATAGATGTTTATTGTTTAGTACTTAAGTTAATATATTTGTGCTGTTGTTGCCCTTAATTTACATCAGGATGGAAACTGCATGGGATTGAATTCTTCTCTAGAACCCGAAGTGTCTTCCCAAAACTCTATAACTAGAAAAGCAGggggaagaagggaggttgagaAACAAATGCAGGTCCAGTATCTTGACCTTTGCTATACTTTGTATTCTCTTTTTAGCAGCAGCATGTTTGTTAAAAACTCTCACCATTTCAGGTCATAGTGGACATGAGGGAGTTCATGAGCAGCCTTCCAAACGTTCTCCACCAGAAGGGCATGCGCATAATACCTGTGACCTTGGAAGTTGGGGATTATATCCTTTCTCCATTAATATGTGTGGAGAGAAAGAGTATTCAAGATCTTTTTATGAGCTTCACATCAGGCCGCCTATATAACCAAGTCGAGACTATGGTGCGCTACTATAGAATACCTGTCCTCCTGATTGAATTTTCACAAGACAAAAGCTTCTCATTTCAGGTAATCCGAGTAATATCAATGGGGATTAGTATTTGGGTAGACTTAATTCTAAGTTGGTTTGATTTGCtggattttatttattttgatcaaGTGTTGGATGTCTTCTTGTAGTCTGCAAGTGATATTGGGGATGATGTCACGCCAAATAGTATTATTTCTAAGTTGTCGTTGCTTGTTCTACATTTCCCTCGGCTACGAATCATCTGGTCTCGCAGTCTGTATGCTACTGCTGAAATCTTCACTACTCTCAAGGCAAATCAGGATGAACCTGACGAGACAAAAGCAACTAGAGTCGGTGTACCCTCTGAAGATGGGATCATAGAAGATGACGTGAGGTAAAGTCTTCTATATTTTGGGATGTAAAGACAAAATGTGCAAATAAGTAATTCTTGAATTTATTGGCATACTCACGATTGAATTCTAATGCATATTGTGTTTGTACTCAGGGCTGAAAATTACAATACATCTGCCGTGGAGTTCTTGAGGCGACTCCCAGGTGTGACAGATTCGAATTACAGGGCTATAATGGATGGTTGTAAGAGCTTGGCAGAACTTGCTCTTATGCCAGTGGAGAGGCTAGCCGAATTAATGGGTGGTCATAAAGCAGCTCGGACGTTGAGAGAGTTCCTTGATGCCAAATATCCAACCCTGTTATGAAGCTTCCTCATACCATTGCAATTGTACAGTTAGAGCTTAGAACGTAAGAAGTAGCGccatttattttattcattgaGAAATTTTTCATTTGCATCTTCTTGTTGTATTGAAGTTTTGCCTACCATTTTCCATTGTCATTCATTGTAATTTACAAAATTGAACAGAGTTACTTTGCCATGCCATTGGCAATTCATTATACTATTAGAAATTAGAATTTGTAGTACTCATAATATAAATACAAATGTTAAGGTTTTCCTTTCTCAAATTTTTCTTTCGTAGATCTACATTTGTTGGTAGTGGCATTTTCTTCTGGCCTGAATTTTAAGGAAGTTACTGTCTTGGAAGGATACTTGTACAGAGTAGCAGGTTCACCGTTGCATTGTTGGAGCTCAATTTTTCCGTGTCTAGTTCCTCGACTTCAGTGACATGTCTTCTTACTCGGAATGTGTATAGGAACTTAAAATGATTTAAAAAACAAAGCAAACTATACTatctcaaaacgacgtcgtctCCTCCAGCCACCTCGTCACGCGCGTCGCAAGTAACATCGGTGTGGGTACGTTACCCATAAAA encodes the following:
- the LOC133743923 gene encoding DNA repair endonuclease UVH1, encoding MVQFHEHIIADLLDEPPNGTGLVILSSGLSLPKLISSLLLLHTPSQGTLLILSPHNPSSFKSQLLHHFHPNPIPEITADLPATHRNSLYSSGNPFFITPRILIVDLLTSRIPTSQIAGLVIPAVHSLSETSTEAFIVRIFRSLNKTAFVRAFSDKPHAMVSGFAKTERTMKCLYMRRLHLWPRFHVEVSNELERDAPEVVDIRVPMTKYMVGIQKAILEVMDACLKEMRKTNKVDVEDLTVENGLFKSFDEIVRRQLDPIWHTLGKKTKQLVSDLKTLRKLLDYLVRYDAVTYLKYLDTLRVSESFRSVWIFAESSYKIFEYAKKRVYRFVTSGGVDLSEQSKSLKGKKRKLKGDDDKEQDVGGTSTTSVVLDEVLEEPPKWKVLREVLEEIEEERQKHASSREELLVEDDVEDSDIVLVACKDERSCMQLEDLINNGPQKVMREEWENYLLGKGQLRDLHTRYKKKPKKAKGFGILDGVVQTTAPQNTEASSINKQEHDALLAAASAIRNRAKKEDAIGDDPQLIVSGRGRGKGKGKVVPAKSPQNAEASSVNKQEPASGSEVRNQTKKDNAVGDDPQLLVGKGRGKGKGKGKVRNRKGAASVKTLGNKVGSDDKKEETNDTLVISDSENEGHADEIHQSADSSEAAFQGDPVGEGVLRKHTGQPHSTESRTAKPLPPVHFYALESGQPILDILRPSMIVVYHPDMTFVREIEVHKAENPSKKLKVYFLFYEDSSEGQKFEASIRRENGAFESLIRQKSLMMIPVDQDGNCMGLNSSLEPEVSSQNSITRKAGGRREVEKQMQVIVDMREFMSSLPNVLHQKGMRIIPVTLEVGDYILSPLICVERKSIQDLFMSFTSGRLYNQVETMVRYYRIPVLLIEFSQDKSFSFQSASDIGDDVTPNSIISKLSLLVLHFPRLRIIWSRSLYATAEIFTTLKANQDEPDETKATRVGVPSEDGIIEDDVRAENYNTSAVEFLRRLPGVTDSNYRAIMDGCKSLAELALMPVERLAELMGGHKAARTLREFLDAKYPTLL